In Mytilus trossulus isolate FHL-02 chromosome 6, PNRI_Mtr1.1.1.hap1, whole genome shotgun sequence, a single window of DNA contains:
- the LOC134723417 gene encoding uncharacterized protein LOC134723417 codes for MTDKELWDRLDELERIESEKREMHKVTSDEILLHKSYDSDDSILSIDTGSGSDSGDADINDAEAQESSSESAESDDEGSEPGSVTKIIKFSHTATKKTASRVDSTDDDDDTEINETDIKSPADIYSQFYPTSGPRSILKGDREKRQTKKSVRLIPNDSKDEVPVTAPVAFSDSVVERSTQMKSSSDTNVGIVQDKPVRMSRFKARQQGLDQT; via the exons ATGACAGATAAAGAATTATGGGATAGACTAGATGAATTAGAGAGAATTGAATCAGAGAAAAGAGAAATGCACAA GGTTACAAGTGATGAAATACTACTACACAAAAGTTATGATAGTGATGATAGCATTCTCAGTATTGACACTGGAAGTGGATCAGATTCTGGAGATGCTGACATCAATGACGCAGAGGCTCAGGAATCATCATCAGAAAGTGCAGAATCAGATGACGAGGGAAGTGAACCTGGATCTgtgacaaaaataatcaaattttctCATACCGCAacaaaaaag ACTGCTTCTCGAGTGGATAGTacagatgatgatgatgacacAGAGATAAATGAGACAGATATCAAATCTCCAGCAGACATATACTCCCAGTTCTATCCTACATCAGGACCAAGATCTATACTAAAGGGTGATAGGGAGAAACGTCAGACAAAGAAAAGTGTCAGATTGATTCCCAATGATAGTAAAGATGAAGTGCCTGTCACTGCTCCTGTT GCATTTTCAGATTCTGTTGTTGAGCGGTCAACTCAAATGAAATCCTCCAGTGACACTAATGTAGGAATTGTACAAGACAAACCAGTAAGAATGTCAAGGTTTAAAGCTAGACAACAAGGTTTAGATCAAACATGA